The Dehalococcoidia bacterium region TGGCATTCACGCCTCCCTAGAAATCGTCTAGTCCGGCAACAAAAAAACAGTGCCTAACACGGAATCCGAAAAGCAGACGGAAAGCCATGATTTCTTGACAGTGGGATATATCCGCGGGCACTGGGGTATTCACGGAGAGGTCACAGTTGAGGTGATGACCGATTTCCCTGACCGGTTCGAACCTCAGCGGAAATTGTATCTCGATGGCCACCCTCTGACCATTGAGAGAAGCCATCCCCACAAAGGCTATTTCATACTCAAACTCAGCACCATAGATGACATCCCCTCTGCCGATAAACTCCGCGGGAAAGCCTTGGAGATACCATTGCGTGAAGCCCACACCTTACCCGAAGGAGAATACTATCGTTTCCAGCTTGTAGGACTTGAGGTGGTGACTACTGAAGGGGAATCGGTGGGCAGAATCACCGAGATTCTGCCCACCGCCAGCAACGATGTCTACATAGTGCATGGCCCTCGAGGAGAAATCCTCATCCCCGCTATTTCAGATGTAGTTAAGTCCATCGACATCACGAAGGGGCAACTGATCATCGAAGTCATTAGCGGGCTATTGGACTGACCAACAACAACACTCTATTTTACTTCGACGGCAGCGCCTGCTGCTTCCAGCTTCGCCTTCATGGCAGCGGCTTCTTCTTTGGTCACGCCCTCTTTTACGGGTTTGGGAGCAGCTTCCACCAACTCCTTGGCTTCCTTCAATCCCAATGCAGTGACCTCACGGACCGCTTTTATCACGTTGATCTTGCTCTCACCAAAGCTCTTGAGAATAACAGTAAACTCTGTCTGTTCCTCTACTGCCGGCGCTGCTGCGCCTCCTGCGGCTGGAGCAGCCATGGCAACCGGCACTGCTGCACTAACGCCAAACTCCTCCTCCAGGGCCTTCACCAATTCCGCCAGTTCCATGACGGTCATCTGCTTAATAGCCTCGATCAACTTATCCTTACCTAGCGACTCTGTCATTTTATCCTCCTTCTAACTGTTTGGCTCTAGCCTGCAACAGACCAACAAGCCCCTGTAAATTGCCATTCAAAACATTTAACAACCTGCTAATGGGCGATTGGACAAGCCCAACACACCTGGCGATAAGTTCCTCTTTGGGAGGAAGTCTGGATATCACCTCGATATCCGCTTCCGTTAGCAGCCTATCACCAAGAACTCCACCCTTTACGCTGATGGCTCCTTTTGAAGAACGCAGGTAGTCCATCACCACCTTGGTCGGTTGGACCACATCATCATACCCGATTGCCAGAGCCGTTGGGCCTACCAGAAACTTGGAAAGATCGGCCTTCCCGGATTCAGTGGCAGCAAAAGCCGCCAAAGTATTCTTGACTACGCGATAGTCAACCTTTTGTTCTCGCAGTTTTGCTCTCAGCTCAGATATCCCTGCCACAGTGAGCCCTCGATAGTCAGTGGCGATCACGAACTCTGCACGATCGAGCATTTCTTTTATTTCTGCGATCAACTCCGCTTTTGCTTCTTTATTTGCCATCTTTCTTCCCTCTTATAAAGGCGTTTATACAAAAAAGAGCCCTCGCACTCAAACACAAGGGCTCCTCACTCGCATGAACTCACGAAAATCAGGATCACCTCGGCAGGCATTAATTTAAGCTTTTCAGCACCCACTTTCTGTGGTGTATCTTCAAATCACCAGTTTATCGTATGTCCGGCTTTCTCTCCTTCAGAACTAGGATGCGCCACTCTCAAGTATCGGCCTGACATCCAGCCCTATACCAGGACCCATGGATGTTGCGAGTGAAACGCTTCGGATGAATTGCCCCTTGGCTCCGCTCGGTCTTGCACCGGCAACGGCCTCAACCACTGACGCCATATTTTCAAAGAGCTTCTCCTCGGAAAAACTCGCCTTGCCAATGGGAAGATGGATCAGTGCTGTCTTGTCCAGCTTGAACTCCACTCTTCCTTTTCTCACTTCAGCAATCGCCCGGGGCAAGTCACCGGCATTGACAACAGTCCCAGACTTCGGATTAGGCATAAGTCCGCGTCGTCCAATGATTTTCCCCAGCTTGGCTATCTTCGGCATCATGTCCGGGGTAGCGATAGCCACATCAAATTCCAGCCAACCGCCTTCTATCTGTTTGACCAGGTCTTCACCCCCAACATAATCCGCCCCTGCATCTCTAGCAAGCTTATCCCCTTCTCCCTGGGTGAACACCAGAACCCTCACCCGCTTACCTAAACCATTAGGAAGGGATGCCACCCCTCGAACCTGTTGATCCGCATGGCGAGGATCGACCCCGAGACGGAAGTGGATTTCAACCGTCTCATCGAACTTAGTGAAGGAAATTTTCTTTGCCAGAGCCACAGCCTCTTTTGGAGCGTACAGCTTATCTTTTTCCACTAGCTTGGCTGCTTCTTGATATTTCTTACCATGATTTGCCATGATTAGTTCGATCCTTCGCTTTTCATTACTTCAATCCCCATGCTTCTTGCGGTCCCTTCGACGATCCGCATGGCGCCATCAACATCGATGGCGTTTAAATCCTTCATCTTTATCTGCGCAATCTCTTTGACCTTGTCACTGGTTACACTTCCTACTTTCTTCGCTCCAGGTGTCTGGCTCCCCTTTTCCAATTTGGCAGCCTTCTTCAACATATCGGCTACAGGTGGCGCCTTGATTATAAATGTGAATGACCGATCGTCGAAGATGGTGATCTCGGCCGGGACAATCGATCCGGCTTGAGATGCCGTGCGATCGTTGTACTCCTTGCAAAAGGCCATGATGTTAACTCCGTGCTGCCCCAAGGCAGGCCCCACGGGAGGAGCAGGAGTCGCGGCTCCCGCAGGAAGTTGGATTTTGAGAATTGTCTTTACTTTCTTTGCCATAATTAAATCGTTTGCACCTGTGATAAGTCGAGTTCAATCGGAGTCTCCCGCCCAAAGAAAGACACCATAACTCGTACTTTCCCCTTCTCAAGGTTAATATCGCTCACGGTCCCAATGAATTCAGCAAAGGGCCCATCTACGATTCGAATGTTGTCTCCTGCAGAGAAACCAATCTTCACTTTTGGAACAGTGGAGCTCATCCGATTCAGTATGCCTTGGACTTCTTCTTCATCCAGCGGTATGGGTCGGCTTCCCGATGCCACAAATCCAGTGACTCCAGGCGTGTTACGGACCACATACCAGCTTTCCTCATCCATTTTCATTTGAACCAGAACATAGCCCGGAAGCATCTTCCGTGCTATGGTGCGCCGTTCTCCACCTCTGATCTCGATCTCATTCTCTGTAGGCACCACAACCTGAAAGATCTTGTCCCTCACATCCATGAACTCAATCCTGTTATCCAGATTGGCCTTGGTACGTTCCTCATAACCCGAATAGGTGTGAATCACATACCAGTTTTTCCCGTTCCCTTCCATTAAACCTCACTTTATCAGGACTGTGTCCGTGAACTTGGCAAAAACCCAGTCGAGACCCCCAAGCGCAACCGCCATGGCCGCTGTCACAACCAACACGATCACCGTAAGACGAGCTGCATCCTCCCTAGAGGGCCAAGCGACTTTCTTCAACTCAGCAACTATATCCCTCACAAACTGGAATCGGGGCTTAGCCTCTTTCGTTGCCGCAAGTTGTCGCTTCATCTTATGGCTACCTCATTTACCTTCGCGGTGTGGAGTATGAACGCGGCAACGAGGACAGTATTTATTGAGCTCCAACCGCGCAGGATCATTCCGTTTGTTCTTGGCTGTAGTGTAAGTTCTCTCCTTGCACTGACTGCAAGCAAGAGTTATTGTAATGCGTGTATCACCTTTCTTTTTTGCCATTCTAGCTATTTCAGATTAAAATCTCTGCTCCACGAATTTAGGCGACTTTAGTTATAACCCCAGAGCCCACTGTCCTCCCACCTTCCCTGATAGCAAACCGCAAACCCTCCTCAAGCGCCACCGGGGTTATCAACTTTATTTTCATCAGAACATTGTCACCAGGCAATGCCATTTCAACACCGGCTGGCAATTCAAGTGCTCCAGTGATATCCATCGTTCGGATATAAAACTGGGGCTTGTATCCGCTAAAGAACGGCGTATGCCTTCCGCCCTCCTCTTTCGACAACACATAGACTTGACCGCTGAAATCCGTCAGCGGCTTGATCGATCCAGGCTTTGCCAGCACCATGCCCCGTTCAATATCTTCTCGCTCAATCCCTCGGATCAAGCATCCCACTGCATCGCCGGATAAACCTTCCGTTAATTGTTTGTGGAACATCTCAACACCGGTCACCACAACTTTTCTCGTCGTGCCCAGCCCTACTATCTCCACTTCTTCTCCTACCTTGACCTTGCCCCGCTCTATTCTGCCTGTAGCTACAGTTCCACGACCTTTGATACTAAACACATCTTCTACCGGCATCAGGAACGGCAAGTCTATTTTGCGCTCGGGAAGCGGGATATAGTTGTCAACGGCATCCATCAATTTCAAAACTTGGCCACACCACTGACACTCCCGCTTGCCGCACCCGCACTCCAACGCCTTGACCGCGCTGACACGTATTATCGGAGTATCAGTAGGGAAACCATATTTCGGCAATATATCTTCCCTCAACTCCATCTCAGTCACTTCAAGCAAATCAGCGTCGTCAACAATGTCTACCTTGTTCAGGGCAACAACGATTGACGGCACGTTCACCTGACGCGCTAAGAGCAGGTGCTCACGCGTTTGCGGCATAGCCCCATCATCCGCCGCCACCACTAATATGGCGCCATCCATCTGCGCTGCGCCGGTAATCATATTCTTGATATAGTCAGCATGTCCCGGACAATCTACGTGAGCATAATGGCGCTTCTCCGTCTCGTATTCAATGTGAGCAATAGCAATGGTAACACCCCTGGCCTTCTCTTCAGGAGCGTTATCAATACTATCAAACGCACGGAAGCTCACTTCAGGATTACTAGCCGCCAACACCTTTGTGATTGCCGCTGTGAGCGTCGTCTTACCATGATCCACATGCCCGATTGTACCAACATTGAGATGTGGCTTCTTACGTTCAAAAACTTTCTTGGCCATGTTCAAATTCCTCCTTAGTTTCTCTCAACATTCGCTACTTAGCTTCGCCAAACCCGAATGGCAACCCCACTCTCACCAAGAAAAAGGTCACGATTAAGCCCCCGATCAGGCTTGAACTGATGGCCTCACCCTTACCAAGGGTGCGCTCTACCACTGAGCTACGGGGGCATACCGGTAGAGCTACAGTGCATAGACTTTATGATTGTACTTCACTGACGAATGGGTGTCAATAGAAGATCCAGCGGCATCTAGTCAATGCAGTTCATGGCCATGCGCATAACACGCATTATAAACAAGTGGAGGGGGTAGGATTCGAACCTACGTAGCCTTTCAGCGGCAGATTTACAGTCTGCTGGTATTAGCCGCTCACCCACCCCTCCTCAATAAGCCCGGAAGGGGATTCGAACCCGCTAACCTGCCGATTACAAGTCGGCCGCGCTACCATTGCGCCATCCGGGCTCATACTTCCATTCTTACAGGAATAGTAGTATAAACTGAGTGTGTTCGAAAGTCAAGGCGAATCTGAGGCCCTCAATCCGGGAAAAGAGCCCCTTACTCGCGCACAACCGTGTTCTTCAGTGTGCCTATGCCGTCAATCTTGACCTCAACGGTATCGCCCGGATTCATCGGCCCGATACCCGATGGGGTTCCCGTAGCAATAACATCACCAGGCAAGAGCGTCATCACCCCGGAAATAAAATTGATAAGCCTGTCAATGCCAAAGATCAAGTCGCTGGTGCTGATAGACTGTTGCCTTTGGCCATTGAGGAATGTCTGCAGCATCAGATCATCCGCCTCAATCTCCGTCTCAATCCACGGCCCTATTGGCGCAAAAGTGTCATACCCTTTGGCTCGAGTCCATTGGCCATCATCCCGCTGATTATGCCGCTCCGAGACATCATTGAAGCAAGTATACCCCAATACGTATTCCTTTGCCTTGCCTTCAGATACATGCCTGGCACTTTTGCAGATAACCACACCCAACTCCCCTTCATAATCCACCCGTCTGGATTCCCTCGGCAACACAATCTGATCATCGGGGCCAATGACCGCCGTAGAAGGTTTAAGGAAGATCAATGGCACTCGGGGGATGGACATTCTGGTCTCCACAGCATGACTGCGGTAATTTAACCCCAGGCAAACAATCTTTGACGGCATACAGGGAGCAAGCAACTTCACTTCTTCCAAATGATATGTGCTCCCGTCCATCAACAGACGAGTAAACGGTCCTCCCCTCAACCCACGGATCAAGTCCTTTTCCATCACGCCGTATTTGACCTTGCCAGAGCAAGAAAACCGAACGATACGCATTTGATCTCCTGTTACAGAATTCCTCTTCCTCGATGGGGGAGTCTGGATAAGGGGAGACAGGACCACCTCACTTTGGGTGATCCCTCATTGATGAAGGACTCCCGTTGACACTCAACGCTGTTCGCCCAAAAACTGAAGCAATGCCTCGGCTGCAGGGGAAAGCACTTTCAGTTTCCGGTGGACAACAAAGAAATCACGGCGGAGTTCCAGCCCTTCAATATCCATCACTTTGATCAATCCCAATTTGATTTCATGCTGAACTGCTCTTCGGGACACGATAGAGACTCCTGCTCCAGATTCGACCGCCACCTTGACAGCAGTGGTACTCCCCAGCGTCATAGCAATATTCAGATCATCTACACTCAGCCCAGATTCCCTCAGCTTCTGTTGAGCAATCGTTCGGGTACCGGAGCCGATCTCTCTGGCAATGAAGGGAACCCTTTTGAGCTCTTCCAATGTCGCCTTTTCCGCGGCAAACCAGCTGTTCCGAGCCGGGGCAATCAACACTAGTTCATCGGTTACAAACCGGGCGAAAGTGAGTTTCTCATTCTTCTCGCTGGCTCCTACTACACCGACCTCCACTTCACTGGCGAGTACCTTGTCTGCAATACTCTTGGTATCACCGACAGCCATGGTGATCACTATCCCCGGATGAGCCTCTTTGAATTTCTGCAGAAGGCGAGGGAGAATATACTCGCCGGGAATCGTGCTCGCGCCAACACTGACCTCGCCCCAAAAGAGACCTTGAAGTTTCCGGATAGACTGCTCTGCTTCCAAAGTCAGGGCAAGAACCTGAGAGGCATACCGATGCAGAATCTCGCCGCCTCTGGTGAGCGTAGTGATGCGCCCTCCGCGATCAAACAGCTTGGTTTGGAGCTCCTGCTCCAGTGAGGCAATCTGGAAACTGATCGTCGGTTGAGTCAGTCCCAGCGTTTCACCCGCCAGAGAGAAACTCTTCTTCTCCGCTACAGCACAAAATGTTTTGAGTTGCTTGATATCCATCAGGATCCTCAGCGCAGTTATAGAAATTCTAGATGAAATCGCAGGCAGTTGCAATGTCCAGTCTCATCCCACCGCTACCACTGCACGCTCTTCGACTGTGCCATTCCTGCAGAGACGCCAATCACATGACATCAAGTAACATGATGGGTACATTTTCCTTCGTATGGTATATAATTCAGGCATAGTGGCGTCAAAAGAGGACTTCCGAAATCTTCCCAGCGTGGATAAGCTTCTCGTGGAGAAGCGCATTGCCCGTCTCGTCGGGGAATACTCGCACGATACGGTCACCAATGTAGTGCGTCGATATCTGGAAGAACTGCGCGAATCCATGAGCCAGAGCAATCCCTGTCCAACCTTCGATCAGATTGCCATCACCGCCGAATCCAGAATCCAGTCTCTGGGAACCGTCGGCCCCAAGGCGGTGATCAACGCCACCGGAGTGATCCTCCACACCAATCTGGGCCGATCCCCCCTCAGTCCGGAAGCGATCATCGCTATGAAATCGGCCTCAGAGGGATTCAACAACCTGGAGATCGACCTCGAGAGCGGCAAGCGAGGCTCCCGCCATGTTCATGTCGAGCGTTTATTATGTCAACTAACCGCCGCTGAGGACGCCCTGGTTGTCAATAACAATGCTGCAGCTGTACTCCTGGGGCTCAGCGCGCTGGCCAAAAGAAAAGAGGTCATTGTATCGAGGGGACAGGCGGTGGAGATCGGCGGAGGCTTCCGCATCCCCGATGTGATGCGCCAGAGCGGAGCCAAACTGGTGGAGGTGGGAACCACCAATCGAACTTATCCGGCCGACTATGAGCAAGCGATCACTCCTCGAACTGCCGCCCTGCTGCGGGTTCACTCCAGCAACTTCAAAGTGGTTGGGTTCGCTCAGGAAGTAACCATAGAAGAGATGGCTGATCTAGGCAAGAGACGGGGCATTCCCGTGTTTGACGATCTAGGCAGCGGCTGTCTTCTGGATACCACAGTGTTCGGTCTGGATGCCGAGCCGAGGGTACAGGATAGCGTTGCGGCCGGTGCAGGACTGACCTTCTTTTCAGGGGATAAGCTCCTGGGTGGGCCGCAAGCGGGCATCATCGTGGGAGAAAAGCATCTGATAACCAAACTTAAAAAGCATCCGCTGGCGCGGGCAATGCGCATCGACAAGATCCGGCTGGCGGCACTTTCGGCCACGCTCATCCACTATCTCAAGGGAGAAGCCCTGTGTAAAATCCCGATCTGGCGCATGATTTCTTCTCCTCTCAACGAGATCGAAAGGCGCGCCAACCAGTGGGCGCAGGAAATCGGCGAACTGGCCAGTACGATAGCCGGAGAGTCCACAGTGGGTGGCGGAAGCCTGCCGGGAAGTACGCTGCCGACTCGCCTGACCACCATCCAGATACCCAGCAATACAAAGGTAATGGACCTAGCACAAAAGCTGAGACTGGCCTCCATGCCGCTGATAGGTCGCATCGAACACAAGACTCTGGTCCTCGATCCCCGAAGCGTCCTTCCTGAACAAGATGCCGACATGCTTCAGGCCGTACGCAAAGTCCTCTTGACCATGCCTTGACCCTTTCTGAAGGGGGATCATACTCTACTGCCTAGGTTTTTTGACCCGCCCTTGCATCTTGGCTTCGTTGGCTTTCAGGGCAACGAGTTTCGGGTCCAGATTGCCGGGTCCGCCGCAATCAGGGATGTAGCAAGTAACATCGCTATAGACACATTTAGACTGACACGAAGGGCATACATCTGGAGGCGCTTCAGCTTCAAAGACATAGTCGCATTCACTGCAAATCCACCAAGTCACGTTCCCCTCCTTCTGCGAAAAATCGA contains the following coding sequences:
- the rimM gene encoding ribosome maturation factor RimM (Essential for efficient processing of 16S rRNA); protein product: MPNTESEKQTESHDFLTVGYIRGHWGIHGEVTVEVMTDFPDRFEPQRKLYLDGHPLTIERSHPHKGYFILKLSTIDDIPSADKLRGKALEIPLREAHTLPEGEYYRFQLVGLEVVTTEGESVGRITEILPTASNDVYIVHGPRGEILIPAISDVVKSIDITKGQLIIEVISGLLD
- the rplL gene encoding 50S ribosomal protein L7/L12 encodes the protein MTESLGKDKLIEAIKQMTVMELAELVKALEEEFGVSAAVPVAMAAPAAGGAAAPAVEEQTEFTVILKSFGESKINVIKAVREVTALGLKEAKELVEAAPKPVKEGVTKEEAAAMKAKLEAAGAAVEVK
- the rplJ gene encoding 50S ribosomal protein L10, with translation MANKEAKAELIAEIKEMLDRAEFVIATDYRGLTVAGISELRAKLREQKVDYRVVKNTLAAFAATESGKADLSKFLVGPTALAIGYDDVVQPTKVVMDYLRSSKGAISVKGGVLGDRLLTEADIEVISRLPPKEELIARCVGLVQSPISRLLNVLNGNLQGLVGLLQARAKQLEGG
- the rplA gene encoding 50S ribosomal protein L1, which codes for MANHGKKYQEAAKLVEKDKLYAPKEAVALAKKISFTKFDETVEIHFRLGVDPRHADQQVRGVASLPNGLGKRVRVLVFTQGEGDKLARDAGADYVGGEDLVKQIEGGWLEFDVAIATPDMMPKIAKLGKIIGRRGLMPNPKSGTVVNAGDLPRAIAEVRKGRVEFKLDKTALIHLPIGKASFSEEKLFENMASVVEAVAGARPSGAKGQFIRSVSLATSMGPGIGLDVRPILESGAS
- the rplK gene encoding 50S ribosomal protein L11, coding for MAKKVKTILKIQLPAGAATPAPPVGPALGQHGVNIMAFCKEYNDRTASQAGSIVPAEITIFDDRSFTFIIKAPPVADMLKKAAKLEKGSQTPGAKKVGSVTSDKVKEIAQIKMKDLNAIDVDGAMRIVEGTARSMGIEVMKSEGSN
- the nusG gene encoding transcription termination/antitermination protein NusG, with amino-acid sequence MEGNGKNWYVIHTYSGYEERTKANLDNRIEFMDVRDKIFQVVVPTENEIEIRGGERRTIARKMLPGYVLVQMKMDEESWYVVRNTPGVTGFVASGSRPIPLDEEEVQGILNRMSSTVPKVKIGFSAGDNIRIVDGPFAEFIGTVSDINLEKGKVRVMVSFFGRETPIELDLSQVQTI
- the secE gene encoding preprotein translocase subunit SecE, whose amino-acid sequence is MKRQLAATKEAKPRFQFVRDIVAELKKVAWPSREDAARLTVIVLVVTAAMAVALGGLDWVFAKFTDTVLIK
- the rpmG gene encoding 50S ribosomal protein L33, producing MAKKKGDTRITITLACSQCKERTYTTAKNKRNDPARLELNKYCPRCRVHTPHREGK
- the tuf gene encoding elongation factor Tu gives rise to the protein MAKKVFERKKPHLNVGTIGHVDHGKTTLTAAITKVLAASNPEVSFRAFDSIDNAPEEKARGVTIAIAHIEYETEKRHYAHVDCPGHADYIKNMITGAAQMDGAILVVAADDGAMPQTREHLLLARQVNVPSIVVALNKVDIVDDADLLEVTEMELREDILPKYGFPTDTPIIRVSAVKALECGCGKRECQWCGQVLKLMDAVDNYIPLPERKIDLPFLMPVEDVFSIKGRGTVATGRIERGKVKVGEEVEIVGLGTTRKVVVTGVEMFHKQLTEGLSGDAVGCLIRGIEREDIERGMVLAKPGSIKPLTDFSGQVYVLSKEEGGRHTPFFSGYKPQFYIRTMDITGALELPAGVEMALPGDNVLMKIKLITPVALEEGLRFAIREGGRTVGSGVITKVA
- a CDS encoding fumarylacetoacetate hydrolase family protein is translated as MRIVRFSCSGKVKYGVMEKDLIRGLRGGPFTRLLMDGSTYHLEEVKLLAPCMPSKIVCLGLNYRSHAVETRMSIPRVPLIFLKPSTAVIGPDDQIVLPRESRRVDYEGELGVVICKSARHVSEGKAKEYVLGYTCFNDVSERHNQRDDGQWTRAKGYDTFAPIGPWIETEIEADDLMLQTFLNGQRQQSISTSDLIFGIDRLINFISGVMTLLPGDVIATGTPSGIGPMNPGDTVEVKIDGIGTLKNTVVRE
- a CDS encoding selenium metabolism-associated LysR family transcriptional regulator, encoding MDIKQLKTFCAVAEKKSFSLAGETLGLTQPTISFQIASLEQELQTKLFDRGGRITTLTRGGEILHRYASQVLALTLEAEQSIRKLQGLFWGEVSVGASTIPGEYILPRLLQKFKEAHPGIVITMAVGDTKSIADKVLASEVEVGVVGASEKNEKLTFARFVTDELVLIAPARNSWFAAEKATLEELKRVPFIAREIGSGTRTIAQQKLRESGLSVDDLNIAMTLGSTTAVKVAVESGAGVSIVSRRAVQHEIKLGLIKVMDIEGLELRRDFFVVHRKLKVLSPAAEALLQFLGEQR
- the selA gene encoding L-seryl-tRNA(Sec) selenium transferase — translated: MVYNSGIVASKEDFRNLPSVDKLLVEKRIARLVGEYSHDTVTNVVRRYLEELRESMSQSNPCPTFDQIAITAESRIQSLGTVGPKAVINATGVILHTNLGRSPLSPEAIIAMKSASEGFNNLEIDLESGKRGSRHVHVERLLCQLTAAEDALVVNNNAAAVLLGLSALAKRKEVIVSRGQAVEIGGGFRIPDVMRQSGAKLVEVGTTNRTYPADYEQAITPRTAALLRVHSSNFKVVGFAQEVTIEEMADLGKRRGIPVFDDLGSGCLLDTTVFGLDAEPRVQDSVAAGAGLTFFSGDKLLGGPQAGIIVGEKHLITKLKKHPLARAMRIDKIRLAALSATLIHYLKGEALCKIPIWRMISSPLNEIERRANQWAQEIGELASTIAGESTVGGGSLPGSTLPTRLTTIQIPSNTKVMDLAQKLRLASMPLIGRIEHKTLVLDPRSVLPEQDADMLQAVRKVLLTMP